The DNA sequence TTGATTTTTGTTTAGGGATGATATTGTGTTTAAAGATCCTCTCAATACTTTTATGGGCATTGAGAACTATAAGTTTATCTTCTGGGCACTGCGATTTCATGGGAAAATGTTTTTTAAGGCCTTGTGGGTTGACATTAGCAGTGTGTGGCAGCCCATGGAGAATGTTATAATGGTTCGCTGGACTGTTCATGGTATTCCACGAGTTCCGTGGGAGAGTCGTGGTCGATTTGATGGAACCTCGGCTTACAAGCTTGACAAGGAAGGGAAGATTTTCGAGCATCGTGTTCATAACATTGCTTTGAACTCACCTCCAAAGTTCAAGGTTCTTGGTGTGCAGGATATAATCCAATCTCTTGGCTGCCCATCAACCCCAAAACCAACGTTTTTTGAAAATTCATCCTCATCATCGTCTGAGAGTACTTAGTGATGCTTAAAGTGAATGAAAATTTTGGTAAAACCGTGCCTGTGCCATGGTTGGTTCTTAGCTGTTAGCTTTATGGGCTGGTATTGGCTTGTTAAATGTCAATATCTTCTTCCATTTGTTGTCTCAACTAGGCAAAGCGCCAGCAACATAGGCTGTATGCCCTGTAAAATAACCTAGATTCTTGGTCTCAACGAAACAATACTAAAATTACTGCAATACTGTATACACCCTGTATATTTGTAATTTATATAGTTGAAGATGAGTGCAAATTGTGAACTTAAGAAGACTCTTTCGATACGTTATTTTCTGAAGAACAATCTGCAAAAGTGGCGAAGAAGAGAACTTGATTATTTTTGGTATGCAATGTGCTTATATTTATTGTTTCTATCAAGCTATATCGGATACAGTCCAGTAATACAACAACTTCTCTATCTCCCAGA is a window from the Cannabis sativa cultivar Pink pepper isolate KNU-18-1 chromosome 1, ASM2916894v1, whole genome shotgun sequence genome containing:
- the LOC115705882 gene encoding uncharacterized protein LOC115705882 isoform X1, with amino-acid sequence MALLVPSPEISRVFSYPNPIPTKFKGSKILTTSKRFVSRITVCAKVREFEVRVSERNQNVSLYGQFSAPVKQGSKPSKEEEEKQKYYVNMGYAIRTIREEFPELFYRELSFDIYRDDIVFKDPLNTFMGIENYKFIFWALRFHGKMFFKALWVDISSVWQPMENVIMVRWTVHGIPRVPWESRGRFDGTSAYKLDKEGKIFEHRVHNIALNSPPKFKVLGVQDIIQSLGCPSTPKPTFFENSSSSSSEST